One genomic window of Sporolituus thermophilus DSM 23256 includes the following:
- the grpE gene encoding nucleotide exchange factor GrpE, which produces MGEKREETINQAGAEPQPQMAAGADSTEAKEQEGIESQEVSFQQEDVERLLASIAEKNRLQEETMERLKRLQADFDNFRRRTRQEKEDLAKVVTEGIVLQLLPVLDNFERALTTATEDAAALRAGVEMIYRQFIQALEKMGVQPIEAAGAVFDPQYHEAIMRVEDPDRRDNTVVEVLQKGYMVHGKVIRPSMVKVVNNS; this is translated from the coding sequence ATGGGCGAAAAGCGCGAGGAGACGATCAATCAGGCGGGGGCCGAACCCCAGCCGCAAATGGCGGCGGGGGCAGACTCAACAGAAGCGAAAGAACAGGAAGGGATAGAAAGCCAAGAGGTTAGCTTCCAGCAGGAAGACGTGGAACGGCTTCTTGCCTCTATCGCCGAGAAAAACCGCCTTCAAGAAGAAACGATGGAGCGGCTCAAGCGGCTGCAAGCCGACTTTGATAACTTCCGCCGCCGCACCCGTCAGGAAAAAGAGGATTTAGCCAAAGTGGTAACTGAAGGCATTGTGCTACAGCTCTTGCCTGTACTGGATAACTTTGAGCGGGCGCTCACCACGGCGACGGAAGACGCGGCGGCCCTCCGCGCCGGGGTAGAAATGATTTACCGCCAGTTTATCCAGGCTTTGGAAAAGATGGGGGTACAGCCGATTGAAGCAGCGGGCGCCGTTTTTGATCCTCAATATCATGAGGCGATCATGCGGGTCGAAGACCCTGATCGGCGGGACAATACGGTAGTTGAGGTGCTGCAAAAAGGCTATATGGTTCATGGTAAAGTCATTCGTCCCAGCATGGTCAAAGTAGTTAACAATTCCTAA
- a CDS encoding TCP-1/cpn60 chaperonin family protein translates to MNLKQAGSGAEVDERLAALLTNANAVRAITAAVEGTIGPKGLDTMLVDRFGEVIITNDGVTILDKMDVNHPAAKMLINIAKAQQAEVGDGTTTATIMAGGLVAEGVNQVLRGVPVARVIEGVRHGVARAIEEIKRRGRKVTDLNDPVLRNIAMIAGREHADIADLVVAAARLIGVEKLCEPNFKLSDIITAEEGAENEVFMGVIVDKERMNKEMPEELTDVKVLIIDDALEPEEIGDEALSTESGFKRYIELQDEFKRNVRKIVDLGVRLVLVDRGVHDDADEILTDAGVMVIQRVPAKDLRRAAEHTGARMMKRTGLKKDLTDIEKYLGYAERVYEDEKLEHVRILGGQGKPMATILVGAATEEVVGERERIAKDAASSVQAAIKGGYVPGGGACEIALARAVEKAREEIKGMAAYGVDCVTNALKRPLAQIVENAGFNPLEKVEEVIAAQAAKGSDSLGIDCDTGEVADMLERGVVDPVPVKLHAIKAAGEVAVAILRIDTIIKKKEEGAAAGKNAAGNDAAGMPDF, encoded by the coding sequence ATGAATCTTAAGCAAGCTGGCAGCGGCGCGGAAGTAGATGAACGTCTCGCGGCGCTGCTTACCAATGCTAACGCGGTACGGGCCATTACGGCGGCCGTTGAGGGAACGATTGGCCCGAAAGGGCTCGATACCATGCTCGTGGACCGTTTTGGCGAAGTCATTATTACCAATGACGGAGTAACCATTTTAGACAAGATGGATGTAAACCATCCTGCCGCCAAGATGCTGATTAATATTGCTAAAGCCCAACAGGCCGAGGTGGGAGATGGAACAACAACGGCAACCATCATGGCCGGCGGGCTTGTTGCCGAAGGTGTCAATCAGGTATTGCGGGGCGTCCCGGTGGCCCGGGTCATCGAAGGGGTCCGGCACGGCGTCGCCCGGGCGATTGAGGAAATAAAGCGGCGGGGCCGCAAGGTAACCGATTTAAACGATCCTGTTTTGCGGAATATCGCCATGATTGCCGGCCGGGAACATGCGGATATCGCCGACCTGGTGGTAGCCGCAGCACGCCTTATTGGTGTAGAAAAATTATGCGAACCAAACTTTAAACTTTCGGATATCATTACGGCCGAAGAAGGCGCCGAAAATGAAGTATTCATGGGCGTCATCGTTGATAAAGAGCGCATGAACAAAGAAATGCCGGAAGAACTTACGGACGTCAAGGTGCTGATCATTGACGATGCGCTCGAGCCGGAGGAAATCGGCGATGAAGCTCTTAGCACCGAGTCAGGTTTTAAACGGTACATAGAGCTTCAAGATGAGTTCAAGCGGAATGTGCGTAAAATCGTTGACCTTGGGGTCAGGCTCGTGCTTGTTGACCGGGGCGTCCATGATGACGCCGACGAAATTCTGACCGATGCCGGCGTAATGGTTATCCAGCGTGTGCCGGCCAAAGATCTGCGGCGGGCGGCTGAGCATACCGGGGCGCGAATGATGAAACGCACCGGCCTGAAGAAAGACCTTACCGATATTGAGAAATATCTCGGCTATGCCGAGCGCGTCTACGAAGACGAGAAGCTCGAGCATGTCCGTATCCTTGGCGGCCAAGGCAAGCCGATGGCCACCATTTTAGTGGGGGCGGCTACCGAAGAAGTTGTGGGTGAGCGCGAGCGTATCGCGAAAGATGCCGCGTCCAGTGTGCAGGCGGCAATTAAGGGCGGCTACGTTCCCGGCGGCGGCGCCTGCGAAATCGCCCTTGCCCGGGCGGTGGAAAAAGCGCGGGAAGAAATTAAAGGCATGGCTGCTTATGGTGTGGACTGTGTAACTAATGCTTTAAAGCGGCCACTGGCCCAAATTGTCGAGAATGCCGGGTTTAATCCGCTGGAAAAGGTTGAGGAGGTTATAGCAGCCCAGGCGGCCAAGGGCAGTGACTCGCTGGGCATTGATTGCGACACAGGCGAGGTAGCCGATATGCTGGAGCGGGGCGTCGTCGATCCAGTGCCTGTTAAGCTGCACGCCATTAAAGCAGCTGGCGAAGTGGCAGTGGCAATTCTGCGTATTGATACTATTATAAAAAAGAAAGAGGAAGGCGCTGCTGCCGGAAAAAACGCGGCCGGCAACGACGCGGCCGGCATGCCGGACTTTTAA
- the hrcA gene encoding heat-inducible transcriptional repressor HrcA, producing the protein MDERKRKILQAIIDDYISTAEPVGSRTIARKYNLGVSPATIRNEMADLELLGYLEQPHTSAGRIPSAKGYRFYVDCLLAPQPLSEKEIALIERWYQTKVRRLEEVFQETAKILSRITRNISLVLAPQFSQCAFKYMQFLPLDERRAILVVVADTGFVENKIIEIPNGIAFPELQKIAGAINERLAGLAFDRIKSSLLREIKHDIIPNRALFETALEFIKDALAVERKDRVYTGGTTQVLDQPEFRDVDKVRALLAMLEEEQLLVDILHMQESDGVVVTIGGENKYTGIHDCSMVQATYRVDGQVVGTVAVLGPTRMEYGRIMSVLEFMHRHLGQILKKYGI; encoded by the coding sequence GTGGACGAGAGAAAGCGGAAAATTCTTCAGGCCATTATCGATGATTATATTTCTACCGCTGAGCCGGTGGGGTCGCGCACAATTGCCCGCAAGTACAACTTGGGGGTCAGTCCGGCTACTATTCGCAATGAAATGGCCGATTTAGAACTATTAGGCTATCTCGAACAGCCCCACACTTCTGCCGGCCGTATACCTTCGGCCAAAGGCTATCGTTTTTATGTTGATTGTTTGCTGGCGCCTCAACCGCTGTCGGAAAAAGAAATTGCCCTGATTGAGCGCTGGTATCAAACAAAGGTGCGGCGGCTGGAAGAGGTCTTCCAGGAAACGGCGAAAATTCTGTCGCGCATCACCCGCAATATTTCCTTGGTGCTTGCGCCGCAGTTTTCACAATGTGCCTTCAAATATATGCAGTTTTTGCCGCTGGACGAGCGTCGCGCCATTCTTGTTGTCGTTGCCGATACCGGTTTTGTGGAAAACAAAATTATTGAAATACCTAATGGTATCGCCTTTCCGGAACTACAGAAAATTGCTGGTGCCATCAACGAGCGGCTGGCCGGTCTGGCTTTTGACCGGATAAAATCTTCCCTTTTGCGGGAAATTAAGCACGATATTATCCCCAACCGCGCTCTTTTTGAAACAGCGTTAGAGTTTATTAAGGATGCGCTGGCGGTAGAAAGAAAAGACCGGGTGTATACCGGCGGAACTACCCAGGTTTTGGACCAGCCGGAATTCCGCGATGTGGATAAGGTCAGAGCTTTGCTGGCCATGCTGGAAGAAGAGCAGCTTCTGGTCGATATCCTGCATATGCAGGAAAGCGACGGAGTGGTTGTCACCATCGGCGGGGAGAACAAATATACCGGCATTCATGACTGCAGCATGGTGCAAGCTACCTATCGCGTCGACGGACAGGTAGTTGGCACAGTGGCTGTCTTGGGTCCTACTCGCATGGAATACGGTCGAATCATGTCGGTGCTGGAATTCATGCATCGGCATTTGGGACAAATCTTGAAAAAATACGGAATTTAG
- the hemW gene encoding radical SAM family heme chaperone HemW has protein sequence MKLGLYIHIPFCRQKCLYCDFPSYDNLTHLYQDYIDALCREIAEQKSRFSGWVVDTVYIGGGTPTVLPGELLGRLFASLTATFSLEPAVEITVEANPGTVNLPLLKALRSWGVNRLSFGVQTFVPRLLPLLGRVHTAEQGIEAVELARAAGFDNINLDLMYGLPEQRQADVADSLSRATELGVPHLSVYGLKVEDGTPFAVSHAAGKLALPDETEEEAMYDFAAAFLRQAGYCRYEVSNYCLPGYECRHNLKYWHYQPFLGLGAAAYSFVDGVRWANTPHVTEYIQAQRKGALAIQEREVLDRQTQIAEFIFLALRTAAGLDSGIFQERFGISFWDAYRATIDTLAQRGLVERCGNRLRLTDLGMKFGNIVFSSFLPDKA, from the coding sequence TTCTGCCGGCAAAAGTGCTTGTATTGCGACTTTCCTTCTTATGACAATCTAACGCACCTGTATCAGGACTATATTGACGCTTTGTGCCGGGAAATTGCCGAGCAAAAAAGCCGCTTTTCCGGCTGGGTTGTTGACACCGTCTATATTGGCGGCGGCACGCCTACTGTACTGCCAGGCGAACTCTTAGGCCGGCTGTTTGCCAGTCTTACTGCCACTTTTTCGCTGGAACCGGCCGTTGAAATCACCGTCGAAGCTAATCCGGGCACGGTAAATTTGCCGCTCCTTAAGGCCCTGCGGTCTTGGGGGGTAAATCGCCTGAGTTTCGGTGTTCAGACCTTTGTTCCGCGCCTTTTGCCCCTGCTCGGGCGCGTTCACACGGCTGAGCAGGGGATTGAGGCTGTTGAACTGGCGCGAGCCGCCGGTTTTGACAACATCAACCTTGATTTAATGTATGGCCTGCCCGAGCAGCGCCAGGCGGACGTGGCGGACAGTCTAAGCCGGGCTACAGAACTTGGGGTGCCACACCTTTCGGTGTACGGCCTGAAAGTAGAGGATGGCACCCCTTTCGCTGTAAGCCATGCTGCCGGTAAGCTTGCTCTGCCTGATGAGACCGAGGAAGAAGCAATGTACGACTTTGCGGCTGCCTTTCTACGGCAGGCGGGCTACTGCCGGTATGAAGTTTCCAACTACTGCCTGCCAGGCTACGAATGCCGCCATAATCTCAAATATTGGCACTATCAGCCTTTCTTGGGGCTAGGCGCCGCCGCTTACTCTTTCGTAGACGGAGTGCGTTGGGCTAATACACCCCACGTGACAGAATATATCCAGGCGCAGCGCAAGGGTGCTTTGGCCATACAGGAGCGGGAAGTATTGGATAGACAAACGCAGATTGCCGAATTTATTTTTCTGGCCCTGCGCACCGCCGCTGGGCTTGATAGCGGAATATTCCAGGAACGTTTCGGTATCTCTTTTTGGGATGCGTACCGCGCCACTATTGACACGCTCGCGCAGCGCGGGCTGGTAGAACGCTGCGGCAACAGGCTGCGCCTCACCGACTTGGGGATGAAATTCGGTAATATTGTTTTTTCGTCCTTTTTGCCGGACAAGGCTTGA